A single window of Vibrio alfacsensis DNA harbors:
- the rsmH gene encoding 16S rRNA (cytosine(1402)-N(4))-methyltransferase RsmH: MTETFQHISVLLNESIDGLAIKPDGIYIDGTFGRGGHSRTILSKLGENGRLYSIDRDPQAIAEANKINDPRFTIIHGPFSGMAQYAHDYDLVGKVDGVLLDLGVSSPQLDDAERGFSFMKDGPLDMRMDPTSGIPVSQWLMEADLDDITWVIREFGEDKHARRIAKAIVAYRENEENEPMVRTGQLAKLISEAAPKSFKEKKHPATRAFQAFRIYINSELEEIDTALKGAASILAPEGRLSVISFHSLEDRMVKRFIRKESKGPEVPHGIPMTEAQIQALGSANMKPVGKAIKPTKQEIELNPRSRSSVLRIAEKL, from the coding sequence ATGACCGAAACCTTCCAACATATCTCCGTGTTATTAAATGAATCTATCGATGGCTTGGCTATCAAACCTGACGGTATTTATATCGACGGAACATTTGGCCGCGGCGGTCACAGCCGGACGATCTTGTCAAAATTAGGCGAAAATGGTCGCCTATACAGCATCGACCGTGACCCACAAGCGATTGCTGAAGCAAACAAAATTAACGACCCTCGTTTTACTATTATTCATGGCCCGTTCTCAGGTATGGCGCAATACGCACATGATTATGATCTAGTGGGTAAAGTTGACGGCGTACTGCTTGATCTTGGTGTATCGTCTCCTCAACTTGATGATGCGGAACGTGGCTTTAGTTTTATGAAAGATGGCCCGTTAGATATGCGTATGGATCCAACGTCAGGTATTCCAGTGTCTCAATGGCTGATGGAAGCTGATCTTGACGACATTACTTGGGTTATTCGCGAATTTGGTGAAGATAAACACGCACGTCGTATCGCTAAAGCCATTGTTGCGTACCGAGAAAATGAAGAAAACGAGCCAATGGTTCGTACTGGTCAGTTAGCAAAACTGATCTCGGAAGCGGCACCAAAGAGTTTCAAAGAGAAAAAACACCCTGCGACTCGTGCTTTCCAAGCATTTCGTATTTACATCAATAGTGAATTAGAAGAAATTGATACAGCACTAAAAGGTGCAGCGAGTATCCTCGCTCCAGAAGGACGCTTATCCGTAATTAGTTTCCATTCACTAGAAGATCGCATGGTGAAGCGTTTTATTCGCAAAGAAAGCAAAGGTCCGGAAGTGCCGCATGGTATCCCTATGACGGAAGCGCAAATTCAGGCTTTAGGCAGCGCGAATATGAAACCAGTTGGCAAAGCGATTAAGCCAACGAAACAAGAAATTGAACTCAACCCGCGTTCGCGCAGCTCGGTGTTAAGAATTGCCGAAAAGCTTTAA
- the ftsL gene encoding cell division protein FtsL: MTKPTPNLAKLIAIDLLTVGRWSLALMLLIFASAMGVVFATHHARQAITEKDLTLVERERLDSEWRNLMLEETALAEHSRVQDLAKKDLEMKRPDGDKEVVITLK, encoded by the coding sequence ATGACGAAACCCACTCCTAATCTTGCTAAATTGATTGCAATAGACTTGCTTACTGTTGGTCGTTGGTCTTTGGCGTTGATGCTATTGATATTTGCATCTGCGATGGGAGTGGTTTTTGCTACCCATCATGCGCGTCAAGCTATCACTGAAAAAGATCTAACATTGGTTGAACGAGAACGTCTGGATAGTGAATGGCGCAATCTGATGTTGGAAGAAACTGCGCTTGCAGAACATAGCCGTGTTCAAGACCTAGCCAAAAAGGATCTTGAAATGAAGCGTCCAGATGGCGATAAAGAAGTGGTTATCACGCTAAAATGA
- the rsmI gene encoding 16S rRNA (cytidine(1402)-2'-O)-methyltransferase, whose protein sequence is MTDKNKLPNEGPTLYIVPTPIGNLADITQRAIEVLSTVDIIAAEDTRHTGKLLSHFNIQTKTFALHDHNEQQKAQVLVEKLLSGQSIALVSDAGTPLISDPGYHLVTKCRQAGVRVVPLPGACAVITALSASGLPSDRFSFEGFLPPKSKGRKDKFLEIASVERTCIFYESPHRILDSLQDMLDVLGSEREVVLARELTKTFETIQGMPLGELIEWVKSDDNQQRGEMVLLIHGHRESSDESLPDEATRTLGILTKELPLKKAAALAAEIYNVKKNALYKWGLENLG, encoded by the coding sequence ATGACAGATAAAAATAAGTTGCCGAATGAGGGGCCAACTCTCTACATCGTACCGACTCCAATCGGAAATTTAGCGGATATCACTCAACGTGCTATCGAAGTTCTGTCTACAGTGGACATAATTGCCGCTGAGGATACTCGACATACAGGCAAATTACTGTCTCACTTCAATATTCAAACCAAAACTTTTGCACTGCACGATCATAATGAACAGCAAAAAGCGCAAGTTCTGGTTGAGAAGTTATTATCAGGTCAGTCTATCGCACTCGTCTCTGATGCTGGTACACCGCTAATCAGCGATCCAGGATACCATTTGGTGACAAAATGTCGTCAAGCGGGCGTTAGAGTTGTGCCGCTTCCTGGTGCGTGTGCGGTCATTACAGCGCTAAGTGCTTCTGGCCTCCCGTCGGATCGATTTAGCTTTGAAGGTTTTCTACCACCGAAAAGCAAAGGCCGTAAAGATAAGTTCTTAGAAATTGCGTCTGTTGAACGTACTTGTATCTTTTACGAATCGCCACATCGAATTTTAGACTCTCTACAAGATATGTTAGACGTTCTTGGCTCAGAACGAGAAGTCGTATTAGCACGTGAGCTCACTAAAACCTTTGAAACTATTCAAGGAATGCCTCTTGGTGAGCTTATTGAATGGGTGAAAAGTGACGACAACCAACAGCGTGGAGAAATGGTACTGTTGATTCATGGCCATCGTGAGTCTAGTGACGAGAGCCTACCTGATGAAGCAACGCGCACGCTTGGTATTTTGACCAAAGAGTTACCTCTAAAAAAAGCGGCGGCACTGGCGGCGGAGATTTACAACGTAAAGAAAAATGCATTGTATAAGTGGGGTTTAGAGAATCTAGGCTGA